In Planktothrix serta PCC 8927, the following are encoded in one genomic region:
- the rpiA gene encoding ribose-5-phosphate isomerase RpiA, whose product MSEQDPVTLMKQYVGKAAADRVQSGMIVGLGTGSTTAYAIQYIGERLKSGDIKDIKGIPTSFQATVLAKEYGIPLTTLDEVDKIDIAIDGADEVDPQKNLIKGGGAAHTREKIVDSLADVFIVVVDSSKLVDRLGSTFLLPVEVIPMAMTPVMKAIEKLGGKPTLRMGVKKAGPVVTDEGNLVIDVKFDALKNPAELEKEINNIPGVLDNGLFVGVANIILVGEVIDGQAKVREIS is encoded by the coding sequence ATGAGTGAACAAGATCCCGTAACATTGATGAAACAGTACGTCGGGAAAGCGGCGGCGGATCGAGTACAATCGGGAATGATTGTTGGACTCGGAACAGGTTCGACAACAGCCTATGCCATTCAGTATATTGGAGAACGTCTAAAAAGTGGGGATATCAAAGATATTAAAGGTATTCCGACCTCGTTTCAAGCAACAGTATTAGCCAAAGAATATGGCATCCCCTTAACAACATTAGATGAAGTTGATAAAATAGATATTGCCATTGATGGCGCCGATGAAGTTGACCCGCAAAAGAATTTAATAAAAGGAGGTGGCGCTGCCCATACTCGTGAGAAAATTGTTGATAGTTTGGCGGATGTTTTTATTGTTGTCGTCGATAGTTCTAAATTAGTTGATCGACTCGGATCAACGTTTTTATTACCCGTTGAAGTCATTCCTATGGCCATGACTCCTGTAATGAAAGCGATCGAAAAATTAGGAGGAAAACCGACCCTGAGAATGGGGGTGAAAAAAGCTGGGCCAGTGGTGACAGATGAAGGAAATTTAGTCATTGATGTTAAATTTGATGCCCTGAAAAATCCCGCCGAATTAGAAAAAGAAATCAACAATATTCCTGGAGTTTTAGATAACGGTTTATTTGTGGGG